One Aegilops tauschii subsp. strangulata cultivar AL8/78 chromosome 7, Aet v6.0, whole genome shotgun sequence genomic window carries:
- the LOC109761333 gene encoding protein PHOTOPERIOD-INDEPENDENT EARLY FLOWERING 1 isoform X4, giving the protein MASKGPRSKLDHETRPRRKKALEAPREPRKPKVHWDHVLGEMVWLSKEFESERKWKLSMAKKIAQRANMGVVDQATKDEKKQKEGEHRLRKVALNISKDVKKFWTKIEKLVLYKNQLEVEERKKKALDKQLDFLLGQTERYSTMLAENLVDVPHLQTQENGLLQTNVLSQEEVAGPSQTNQPSQEEVAGPSQTNQPSQEEVAGPSQTNQPLQEDVAEPSQTNQPLQEDVAEPSHTNQPLQEDVAEPSHTNQPVQEEVAEENINAPTPDDLVADTMETDDDYDSSSLNEEQEDDERTIDEDEAQITEAERNEELAALQAEADIPIDDLLKSYLKSQVSRESSPANKDTCSNSDLKNSTKDSSNQVNGCNHDSGYTSSDEGNFSEEVDDSHHYAEFVKRNHGKSNGGISGEQEDNDYVCTDEGKDDEATLSEEEELAKKDGPDPSDEIKLLQKESEIPLEELLARYPKDGYADEVTNELEDSPTHSSEEVNSDMSLDDLPADLELNNDTSENHEIAEVLGTEHVSGNALQLEIVSEPSVQECPVKGDELTDAKVMADEEASVQECSVEEVEMTDAKVMADQETIVQECPVKEDELADAKVMADEETSVQERSVKEDERTDAKVIANEETGDSVMADAAAAARAAQPTGNTFSTTSVRTKFPFLLKHSLREYQHIGLDWLVAMYEKRLNGILADEMGLGKTIMTISLLAHLACEKGIWGPHLIVVPTSVMLNWETEFLKWCPAFKILTYFGSAKERKQKRQGWMKPNFFHVCITTYRLVIQDSKAFKRKKWKYLILDEAHLIKNWKSQRWQTLLNFNSKRRILLTGTPLQNDLMELWSLMHFLMPHVFQSHQEFKDWFCNPISGMVEGQDKVNKEVIDRLHNVLRPFILRRLKRDVEKQLPQKHEHVIYCRLSRRQRNLYEDFIASSDTQATLSSGNYFGMISIIMQLRKVCNHPDLFEGRPIISSFDMAGIDMQISSSVCMVLDKGPFSQAGLSDMNLVFTQNEFNMTSWEADEVAAVFLPGITSRGSGAEIFCSSKAGQRSNGTNIFEEIQKALQEERIKEAKERAASIAWWNRLRCEKRPVYGRNIRELLTIRHPMCDVLEKKNNPSCYMDFSSSLADLVLSSVERFNKMLGFIESFTFAIPAARAATPICWCKKRNSPVLLGPAYREQCMNEFSPILSPIRPAIVRRQVYFPDRRLIQFDCGKLQELAILLRRLKSEGHRALIFTQMTKMLDTLEEFINLYGYTYLRLDGSTQPEERQTLMQRFNTNPKFFLFILSTRSGGVGVNLVGADTVIFYDSDWNPAMDQQAQDRCHRIGQTREVNIYRLISESTIEENILKKANQKRTLDDLVIQRGCYNTEFFKKLDPMEFFSGHTALNVEDQPRDHSTTAVSSNETGLGLSNADVEAAIRQAEDEADYMALKRLEQEEAADNQEFSEEVAGRLEDDELVNEEDTKPDDHTSEEHKHQSSDADKDKNVGLPVNQINEEKALTLAAGDGDMDMLADVKQMAAAAAAAGQASSSFENHLRPIDRYAMRFLELWDPIIDKAAVNYQVNVEEEEWELERIEKLKEDLEAEIDEDQEPLSYESWDVDFATTAYRQQVEALAKKQLLEEQERQALEAAKELEEMNDMASSHRKKSKKKKRKAGKFKSLKKGRVSSESEAMHDETSVDTMSIDDNAPSPELMSDESPHHGSNKRKKMTPRNEEVSSSSRALKKFKKAPKSNCTPESSSHKHSLEGKQLKLMDEANDSDPKSVRIKSDGRIAMPSMPAKRVMVIKPERLKKKGLMWPRDCALDSWTTEEDAVLCGTVHEYGPVWELASDFLHSIPGGAFYRGRYRHPVHCCERFRELFCKYVLSATDNANSEKAPSGAGKAVLKVSEDQTRMLLNVISEIPNNELLLQKHFMAILSSVWRSKCTHESRRVTSVCSSAIHKPVSLSENWSMTNDKPSFNLVRTALADAQAQCPRVAIPTSNQEPRRRHLDLVLDFRTDRHAYQADFPSVVNVSILEPDPIRRTVVPVEQSLLSGLPHRHAENRFRIASEACFEGEGSHWASSVHMNDTARHKSGSKSTGKHKAASESGRPPKSKIQRTAEPQDMPALKFDFLRSPRQLLTSAAEFPITQSLSDFGIDDSELTYMEDLPLEETDTEFAPYQYDPVSLAGIEELDPLVDLTDIG; this is encoded by the exons ATGGCATCAAAAGGTCCCCGGTCGAAGCTAGACCATGAGACAAGACCTAGACGCAAGAAG GCTCTTGAAGCTCCAAGGGAGCCTCGGAAGCCAAAAGTTCACTGGGACCATGTTCTGGGGGAAATGGTTTGGCTGTCAAAG GAGTTTGAATCTGAGAGAAAGTGGAAGTTGTCCATGGCTAAAAAGATTGCTCAAAGGGCCAATATGGGTGTAGTTGACCAAGCAACAAAGGATGAGAAAAAACAAAAG GAGGGGGAACATCGCCTGAGAAAAGTTGCCCTAAATATTTCTAAGGATGTGAAGAAGTTCTGGACCAAAATAGAGAAGTTG GTTCTCTATAAGAATCAACTAGAGGTTGAGGAAAGGAAGAAAAAGGCCCTCGATAAGCAGCTTGATTTCCTTTTAGGTCAGACTGAAAG ATATTCTACAATGTTGGCTGAAAATCTCGTGGATGTTCCCCATTTGCAAACACAAGAAAATGGACTGTTACAGACAAATGTACTATCCCAGGAGGAAGTAGCAGGACCTTCCCAGACTAATCAACCATCCCAGGAGGAAGTAGCAGGACCTTCCCAGACTAATCAACCATCCCAGGAGGAAGTAGCAGGACCTTCGCAGACTAATCAACCATTGCAGGAGGATGTAGCAGAACCTTCGCAGACTAATCAACCATTGCAGGAGGATGTAGCAGAACCTTCGCACACTAATCAACCATTGCAGGAGGATGTAGCAGAACCTTCACACACTAATCAACCAGTGCAGGAGGAAGTAGCTGAGGAGAACATAAATGCACCAACTCCTGATGATCTAG TTGCAGATACAATGGAAACTGATGATGACTACGATAGCAGCTCCTTGAACGAAGAACAG GAAGATGACGAGCGCACAATTGATGAGGATGAAGCCCAAATCACGGAGGCTGAACGCAATGAAGAATTAGCTGCATTGCAGGCAGAAGCTGACATACCAATTGATGATCTTCTTAAGTCGTATCTCAAAAGCCAAG TTAGCAGGGAAAGCAGTCCAGCTAACAAAGACACTTGCAGCAACTCAGATTTGAAGAATTCAACTAAAG ATTCTTCAAACCAAGTTAATGGCTGTAATCATGATTCTGGTTATACTTCAAGTGATGAAGGCAATTTTTCTGAGGAAGTTGATGATAGCCACCATTATGCTGAGTTTGTGAAGAGGAATCAT GGGAAAAGTAATGGCGGTATCTCTGGTGAGCAG GAGGATAACGATTATGTTTGTACTGATGAAGGAAAG GATGATGAAGCAACTTTATCTGAAGAGGAAGAGTTGGCAAAGAAAGATGGCCCTGATCCTTCGGATGAG ATTAAGCTTCTGCAAAAAGAGAGTGAGATCCCACTAGAAGAACTTCTTGCGAGGTACCCAAAG GATGGCTATGCAGATGAGGTAACAAATGAACTGGAGGATTCACCCACACACTCTAGCGAAGAGGTTAATAGTGACATGTCTCTGGATGATCTACCTGCGGACTTGGAACTGAACAATGatacgtctgaaaatcatgaaataGCAGAAGTGCTGGGAACTGAGCATGTGAGCGGCAATGCCCTACAACTAGAAATAGTTTCAGAGCCTAGCGTGCAAGAATGCCCTGTTAAAGGAGACGAGCTGACTGATGCTAAGGTGATGGCCGATGAGGAAGCTAGTGTACAAGAATGTTCCGTTGAAGAAGTTGAGATGACCGATGCTAAGGTGATGGCCGATCAGGAAACTATTGTACAAGAATGTCCTGTTAAAGAAGATGAGCTGGCTGATGCTAAGGTGATGGCCGATGAGGAAACTAGTGTACAAGAACGTTCTGTTAAAGAAGATGAGAGGACTGATGCTAAGGTGATTGCCAATGAGGAAACTGGTGACAGTGTAATGgctgatgctgctgctgctgcaagaGCAGCACAACCAACTGGGAACACCTTCTCAACAACAAGTGTCCGCACGAAATTCCCATTCCTTCTCAAGCATTCTCTTCGGGAGTATCAGCATATTGGGTTGGACTGGTTGGTTGCTATGTATGAAAAGAGGCTGAATGGAATTTTAGCAGATGAAATGGGTTTAGGGAAGACGATCATGACTATCTCCTTGCTAGCACACCTTGCATGTGAGAAGGGGATATGGGGTCCACATCTTATTGTCGTGCCAACCAGTGTTATGTTAAATTGGGAAACAGAATTTCTGAAATGGTGTCCTGCCTTTAAAATACTTACTTATTTTGGAAGTGCAAAGGAGAGAAAGCAGAAACGTCAAGGTTGGATGAAGCCAAATTTTTTCCATGTATGCATCACGACATACAGGCTAGTTATTCAGGACTCCAAAGCGTTCAAGCGAAAGAAGTGGAAGTATCTTATTCTTGATGAGGCTCATCTGATAAAGAACTGGAAATCACAAAGATGGCAGACTCTGCTGAATTTTAATTCAAAACGACGTATTCTGTTGACTGGAACTCCTTTGCAAAATGACCTTATGGAACTTTGGTCTCTCATGCACTTTTTGATGCCACATGTATTCCAGTCTCACCAAGAGTTCAAGGATTGGTTCTGCAATCCGATATCAGGAATGGTGGAGGGCCAAGACAAGGTAAACAAGGAAGTTATAGATCGGTTGCACAATGTCCTCCGCCCATTTATATTACGGCGATTGAAACGAGATGTTGAGAAGCAGTTACCACAGAAGCATGAGCATGTCATATATTGCCGACTTTCCAGAAGGCAAAGAAACCTGTATGAAGATTTTATTGCCAGCTCAGATACACAAGCAACACTGTCAAGTGGCAACTATTTTGGTATGATTAGTATCATTATGCAACTCAGAAAGGTCTGTAACCATCCAGATCTTTTTGAAGGCCGCCCAATTATCAGCTCATTTGACATGGCAGGGATTGACATGCAGATCAGCTCTTCTGTTTGCATGGTCCTGGATAAGGGGCCATTTTCTCAGGCTGGCCTATCTGATATGAACCTTGTGTTTACTCAGAATGAATTTAATATGACTTCTTGGGAAGCGGACGAGGTTGCTGCTGTCTTTCTTCCAGGCATCACCTCTAGGGGCTCTGGTGCAGAGATTTTTTGCTCTAGTAAGGCTGGTCAGAGAAGTAATGGAacaaatatttttgaagaaattcagAAAGCCTTGCAGGAGGAGAGAATTAAAGAGGCCAAAGAAAGGGCAGCTTCAATTGCTTGGTGGAATAGGTTGAGATGCGAGAAGAGGCCTGTTTATGGTAGAAACATTAGAGAGCTTCTGACCATAAGACATCCTATGTGTGATGTTCTTGAGAAGAAGAACAACCCTTCATGCTACATGGATTTTTCATCGAGTCTAGCAGATCTTGTTCTTTCATCTGTGGAACGCTTCAATAAAATGCTTGGCTTTATTGAATCATTTACGTTTGCAATTCCTGCTGCACGGGCTGCTACTCCTATTTGCTGGTGCAAAAAAAGAAATTCACCTGTTCTTCTTGGACCAGCTTACAGAGAACAATGTATGAATGAGTTCTCGCCCATTCTCTCCCCTATAAGGCCTGCAATTGTTCGCCGTCAAGTGTACTTCCCTGATAGGCGCCTGATCCAGTTTGACTGTGGGAAGTTGCAGGAGCTTGCTATCTTGCTGAGACGTTTGAAGTCAGAAGGACACAGAGCCTTGATATTTACTCAGATGACTAAGATGCTTGATACTTTGGAGGAATTCATTAATTTGTATGGTTATACATATTTGAGGTTAGATGGTTCTACCCAGCCAGAAGAGAGGCAGACACTAATGCAGAGGTTTAATACAAACCCGAAGTTTTTTCTGTTCATTTTATCCACTCGCAGTGGTGGTGTGGGAGTCAACCTAGTAGGTGCAGACACTGTTATATTCTATGACAGTGACTGGAACCCTGCAATGGATCAACAAGCCCAAGACAGATGTCACAGGATAGGACAAACACGTGAAGTTAACATCTATAGGCTGATTAGTGAGAGCACTATTGAGGAGAATATTCTCAAGAAAGCAAATCAGAAGCGAACACTTGATGATTTAGTGATACAACGCGGTTGTTACAATACAGAGTTCTTCAAGAAGCTAGACCCTATGGAATTTTTTTCTGGGCACACAGCTCTTAATGTCGAAGATCAGCCGAGGGATCACTCTACCACTGCTGTATCCTCGAATGAAACTGGTCTGGGGCTGTCAAATGCAGATGTTGAAGCAGCTATTAGACAGGCAGAAGATGAAGCTGACTATATGGCTCTCAAAAGGTTGGAGCAGGAAGAGGCTGCAGACAATCAAGAATTCAGTGAGGAGGTTGCTGGAAGGCTAGAGGATGATGAGCTTGTAAATGAGGAGGATACAAAGCCTGATGATCACACCAGTGAAGAGCATAAACATCAAAGTTCTGATGCGGATAAGGATAAAAATGTTGGTTTACCTGTGAACCAAATAAATGAAGAAAAGGCTCTTACATTGGCTGCAGGTGACGGAGATATGGATATGCTTGCTGATGTTAAGCAAATGGCTGCTGCAGCAGCTGCAGCAGGACAAGCGAGTTCATCCTTTGAAAATCACCTTCGGCCAATAGATAGATATGCAATGCGGTTTTTGGAGCTCTGGGATCCAATAATTGACAAAGCTGCTGTAAATTATCAGGTGAATGTTGAAGAGGAAGAATGGGAACTTGAACGCATTGAAAAACTCAAAGAAGATTTAGAAGCAGAAATTGATGAAGACCAGGAACCACTATCTTATGAGT CATGGGATGTTGATTTTGCTACTACAGCGTATCGCCAACAGGTTGAGGCTCTAGCTAAAAAGCAG TTGTTGGAAGAACAGGAAAGACAAGCTCTTGAAGCAGCCAAAGAGCTAGAGGAAATGAATGACATGGCGAG CAGTCACCGCAAAAagtcaaagaagaagaaaaggaaggcagGCAAATTTAAGTCTTTAAAAAAAGGACGTGTGTCATCTGAGTCAGAGGCCATGCATGATGAAACGTCTGTAGATACTATGAGTATTGATGACAATGCACCCTCGCCAGAGCTTATGAGTGATGAATCACCACATCATGGTTCAAATAAGCGTAAAAAGATGACACCTAGAAATGAGGAAGTGAGCAGCAGTAGCAGAGCCCTGAAGAAGTTCAAGAAAGCCCCTAAATCGAACTGTACTCCTGAGTCCTCATCACATAAGCACTCGCTCGAAGGCAAGCAACTCAAGTTGATGGATGAAGCGAATGATTCTGATCCGAAGTCGGTGAGAATTAAGAGTGATGGCCGGATTGCCATGCCCTCCATGCCAGCAAAACGTGTTATGGTAATTAAGCCTGAGAGGTTGAAGAAGAAGGGTCTTATGTGGCCTCGAGATTGTGCTTTAGATTCGTGGACTACTGAGGAAGATGCAGTTCTTTGTGGAACTGTACATGAGTATGGTCCTGTTTGGGAACTGGCTAGTGACTTTCTTCATTCCATACCTGGTGGTGCATTTTATAGGGGAAGATATCGTCATCCTGTACATTGCTGTGAGAGATTCCGAGAATTATTCTGCAAATATGTATTGTCAGCTACTGACAATGCAAACAGTGAGAAGGCTCCTTCTGGTGCCGGGAAGGCTGTCTTGAAAGTATCTGAG GATCAAACTCGGATGTTGCTGAATGTGATCAGTGAAATTCCTAACAACGAGTTGCTTCTCCAGAAACATTTCATGGCGATACTTTCTTCTGTTTGGAGATCAAAATGTACTCATGAGTCCCGACGTGTCACAAGTGTTTGTTCTAGTGCAATCCATAAGCCTGTTAGCTTGAGTGAGAACTGGTCCATGACGAACGACAAGCCATCCTTTAATCTTGTAAGGACAGCCCTCGCAGACGCTCAGGCCCAATGTCCAAGAGTGGCAATACCAACAAGCAATCAGGAACCTCGCCGGAGGCATTTAGATTTAGTATTGGATTTCCGGACAGATCGACATGCTTACCAGGCAGACTTTCCATCTGTAGTGAATGTGTCCATTCTAGAACCAGATCCTATTAGACGCACTGTTGTGCCGGTGGAACAATCACTGCTGTCTGGGCTTCCTCATAGACATGCTGAGAACAGATTCAG GATAGCATCAGAAGCTTGTTTTGAAGGGGAAGGTTCTCACTGGGCATCATCTGTCCACATGAATGATACTGCTCGACATAAATCTGGCTCAAAGTCCACAGGAAAACACAAAGCAGCTTCAGAATCGGGAAGACCACCGAAATCGAAAATTCAGAGGACGGCTGAACCACAGGACATGCCGGCTTTGAAGTTTGATTTTCTCCGATCCCCCCGGCAACTGTTGACAAGTGCAGCTGAGTTCCCCATCACACAGTCCCTATCCGACTTTGGCATTGACGATTCTGAGTTGACCTACATGGAGGATCTTCCTCTAGAAGAGACAGACACTGAGTTTGCCCCGTACCAGTATGACCCAGTTTCCCTTGCTGGTATCGAGGAGTTGGATCCTCTGGTAGATTTGACAGACATCGGATGA